The following are encoded in a window of Aromatoleum petrolei genomic DNA:
- the boxA gene encoding benzoyl-CoA 2,3-epoxidase subunit BoxA: protein MNAPAEHANLARQHLIDPEICIRCNTCEEICPVDAITHDSRNYVVKFDTCNGCLACISPCPTGAIDSWRNVDKATPHSLADQYSWDYLPDTTELDQLEATVMGAAELPAEVQQITEVATAGQGGPAMAPWSASHPYVNLYTPANPITATVTGNYRLTAEDASSDIHHIVLDFGTTPFPVLEGQSIGIIPPGVDEKGKPHLLRMYSVASPRDGERPHYNNLSLTVKRVVEDHEGNPTRGVASNYVCDLKKGDKVQVTGPYGSTYLMPNHPGSSIMMICTGTGSAPMRAMTERRRRRMDRKEGGELVLFFGARAPEELPYFGPLQKLPKEFIDINFAFSRVPGEPKRYVQDAIRERADKVFKMLQDDNCYIYICGLKGMEAGVLEAFRDICRANGSDWEQLRPQLLSKARFHVETY, encoded by the coding sequence ATGAACGCGCCCGCAGAGCACGCCAACCTCGCCAGGCAACACCTCATCGATCCCGAGATCTGCATCCGCTGCAACACCTGCGAGGAGATCTGTCCGGTCGATGCGATCACCCACGACAGCCGCAACTACGTCGTCAAGTTCGACACCTGCAACGGCTGCCTCGCCTGCATCTCGCCCTGTCCGACGGGCGCAATCGACTCATGGCGCAACGTCGACAAGGCCACGCCGCACAGCCTCGCCGACCAGTATTCCTGGGACTACCTGCCCGACACCACCGAGCTCGACCAGCTCGAAGCGACGGTGATGGGAGCGGCGGAACTCCCCGCGGAAGTGCAGCAGATCACCGAAGTCGCGACCGCCGGCCAGGGCGGCCCGGCGATGGCGCCGTGGTCCGCGTCCCACCCCTACGTGAATCTCTACACGCCGGCCAACCCGATCACCGCGACCGTCACCGGCAACTACCGTCTGACCGCCGAGGACGCCTCCAGCGACATCCACCACATCGTGCTCGACTTCGGCACGACGCCCTTCCCGGTGCTCGAAGGCCAGTCGATCGGCATCATCCCGCCCGGCGTCGACGAAAAGGGCAAGCCGCACCTGCTGCGCATGTACTCCGTCGCCAGCCCGCGCGACGGCGAGCGCCCGCACTACAACAACCTGTCCTTGACGGTGAAGCGCGTCGTCGAGGACCACGAAGGCAATCCGACCCGCGGCGTCGCATCGAACTACGTGTGCGACCTCAAGAAGGGCGACAAGGTGCAGGTCACCGGCCCCTACGGCTCGACCTACCTGATGCCCAACCACCCCGGCTCGTCGATCATGATGATCTGCACCGGCACCGGCTCCGCGCCGATGCGCGCGATGACCGAGCGTCGCCGCCGCCGCATGGACCGCAAGGAAGGCGGCGAGCTGGTGCTGTTCTTCGGCGCCCGCGCGCCCGAGGAACTGCCCTACTTCGGCCCGCTGCAGAAGCTGCCGAAGGAGTTCATCGACATCAACTTCGCGTTCTCGCGCGTGCCCGGCGAACCCAAGCGCTACGTGCAGGACGCCATCCGCGAGCGCGCCGACAAGGTGTTCAAAATGCTGCAGGACGACAACTGCTACATCTACATCTGCGGCCTCAAGGGCATGGAAGCCGGCGTGCTGGAAGCCTTCCGCGACATCTGCCGCGCGAACGGCTCCGACTGGGAACAGCTGCGCCCCCAATTGCTGTCCAAGGCCCGTTTCCACGTCGAAACCTACTGA
- the boxB gene encoding benzoyl-CoA 2,3-epoxidase subunit BoxB, which yields MINYSERIPNNVNLNENKTLQRALEQWQPSFLNWWDDMGPENSSNYDVYLRTAVSVDPKGWADFGYVKMHDYRWGIFLAPQEGEKKISFGEHKGQDVWQEVPGEYRSTLRRIIVTQGDTEPASVEQQRHLGLTAPSLYDLRNLFQVNVEEGRHLWAMVYLLHAHFGRDGREEGEALLERRSGDEDNPRILTAFNEKTPDWLSFFMFTFITDRDGKFQLASLAESAFDPLARTCKFMLTEEAHHLFVGESGIARVIQRTCEVMKELGTDDPVKLRGAGVIDLPTLQKYLNFHYSVTSDLYGAEISSNAATYYTNGLKGRFEEEKIGDDHKLQNSEYEVMDVAGDKILTRHVPALSALNERLRDDWITDVQAGVDRWNRIPAKFGFNFRFTLPHKGFHRRIGMFTDVHVSPDGRILSEAEWTHQHNNWLPTESDRLYVHSLMGRCLEPGKFANWIAAPGRGINNQPVNFEYVRFN from the coding sequence ATGATCAACTACAGCGAACGCATCCCCAACAACGTCAACCTCAACGAGAACAAGACCCTGCAGCGGGCGCTCGAGCAGTGGCAGCCGTCCTTCCTGAACTGGTGGGACGACATGGGTCCGGAAAACTCGAGCAACTACGACGTTTACCTCCGCACCGCGGTCAGCGTCGATCCCAAGGGTTGGGCCGACTTCGGCTACGTGAAGATGCACGACTACCGCTGGGGCATCTTCCTCGCGCCGCAGGAAGGCGAGAAGAAGATCAGCTTCGGCGAGCACAAGGGCCAGGACGTGTGGCAGGAAGTCCCGGGCGAATACCGCTCGACCCTGCGCCGCATCATCGTCACCCAGGGCGACACCGAGCCCGCATCGGTCGAGCAGCAGCGCCACCTGGGCCTCACCGCCCCCTCGCTGTACGACCTGCGCAACCTCTTCCAGGTGAACGTCGAGGAAGGCCGCCACCTGTGGGCGATGGTGTACCTGCTGCACGCGCACTTCGGCCGCGACGGCCGCGAGGAAGGCGAAGCGCTACTCGAGCGCCGTTCGGGCGACGAGGACAACCCCCGCATCCTCACCGCGTTCAACGAGAAGACCCCCGACTGGCTCTCGTTCTTCATGTTCACCTTCATCACCGACCGCGACGGCAAGTTCCAGCTCGCCTCGCTCGCCGAATCGGCCTTCGACCCGCTGGCGCGCACCTGCAAGTTCATGCTCACCGAGGAAGCGCACCACCTCTTCGTCGGCGAATCGGGCATCGCCCGCGTGATCCAGCGCACCTGCGAAGTGATGAAGGAACTCGGCACCGACGACCCCGTCAAGCTGCGCGGCGCCGGCGTCATCGACCTGCCGACGCTGCAGAAGTACCTCAACTTCCACTACAGCGTCACCAGCGACCTGTACGGTGCGGAGATCTCGTCCAACGCCGCCACCTACTACACGAACGGCCTCAAGGGCCGCTTCGAGGAAGAGAAGATCGGCGACGACCACAAGCTGCAGAACTCGGAATACGAGGTCATGGATGTGGCCGGCGACAAGATCCTCACCCGCCACGTGCCCGCGCTGTCCGCGCTGAACGAGCGCCTGCGCGACGACTGGATCACCGACGTGCAGGCCGGTGTCGACCGCTGGAACCGCATCCCGGCCAAGTTCGGCTTCAACTTCCGCTTCACGCTGCCGCACAAGGGCTTCCACCGCCGCATCGGCATGTTCACCGACGTGCATGTCAGCCCGGACGGCCGTATCCTGTCCGAAGCCGAATGGACGCATCAGCACAACAACTGGCTGCCGACCGAAAGCGACCGCCTGTACGTGCATTCGCTGATGGGCCGCTGCCTCGAACCGGGCAAGTTCGCGAACTGGATCGCTGCCCCGGGCCGCGGCATCAACAACCAGCCGGTCAACTTCGAGTACGTGCGCTTTAATTAA
- the boxC gene encoding 2,3-epoxybenzoyl-CoA dihydrolase, with translation MQAVANKPVAELVDYRTEPSKYRHWSLATDGEIATLTLNIDEDGGIRPGYKLKLNSYDLGVDIELHDALQRVRFEHPEVRTVVVTSSKPKIFCSGANIYMLGLSTHAWKVNFCKFTNETRNGIEDSSQYSGLKFLAACNGTTAGGGYELALACDEIVLVDDRNSSVSLPEVPLLGVLPGTGGLTRVTDKRRVRRDHADIFCTISEGVRGQRAKDWRLVDDVVKQQQFADHIQARAKALAQTSDRPAGAKGVKLTTLERTVDEKGYHYEFVDATIDAAGRTVTLTVRAPAAVTAKTAAEIEAQGVKWWPLQMARELDDAILNLRTNHLDVGLWQLRTEGDAQVVLDMDATIDANRDNWFVRETIGMLRRTLARIDVSSRSLYALIEPGSCFAGTLLEVALAADRSYMLDAAEAKNVIGLSAMNFGTFPMVNGLSRIDARFYQEEAPVAAVKAKQGSLLSPAEAMELGLVTAIPDDLDWAEEVRIAIEERAALSPDALTGLEANLRFGPVETMNTRIFGRLSAWQNWIFNRPNAVGENGALKLFGSGKKAQFDWNRV, from the coding sequence ATGCAAGCAGTCGCGAACAAGCCGGTCGCAGAACTGGTGGATTACCGCACCGAGCCGTCGAAGTACCGCCACTGGTCGCTCGCGACCGACGGCGAGATCGCCACGCTGACGCTCAACATCGACGAGGACGGCGGCATCCGCCCGGGCTACAAGCTGAAGCTCAACTCGTACGATCTGGGCGTGGACATCGAGCTGCACGACGCGCTGCAGCGCGTGCGCTTCGAGCACCCGGAAGTGCGCACTGTCGTGGTCACCTCCAGCAAGCCGAAGATCTTCTGCTCCGGCGCCAACATCTACATGCTGGGCCTCTCCACCCACGCGTGGAAGGTGAACTTCTGCAAGTTCACCAACGAGACGCGCAACGGCATCGAGGACTCCAGCCAGTATTCCGGCCTCAAGTTCCTCGCTGCCTGCAACGGCACCACCGCCGGCGGCGGCTACGAGCTGGCGCTCGCCTGCGACGAGATCGTGCTGGTCGATGACCGCAACTCCTCCGTGTCGCTGCCCGAAGTGCCGCTGCTGGGCGTGCTGCCCGGCACCGGCGGCCTCACCCGCGTCACCGACAAGCGCCGCGTGCGCCGCGACCACGCCGACATCTTCTGCACCATCTCCGAAGGCGTGCGCGGCCAGCGTGCCAAGGACTGGCGCCTGGTCGACGACGTCGTCAAGCAGCAGCAGTTCGCCGATCACATCCAGGCCCGCGCCAAGGCGCTCGCCCAGACTTCGGACCGTCCGGCCGGCGCCAAGGGCGTCAAGCTCACGACGCTGGAGCGCACGGTCGATGAGAAGGGCTACCACTACGAGTTCGTCGATGCGACGATCGACGCCGCCGGGCGCACCGTGACGCTGACCGTGCGCGCCCCGGCCGCCGTCACCGCCAAGACCGCCGCCGAGATCGAAGCCCAGGGCGTGAAGTGGTGGCCGCTGCAGATGGCGCGCGAACTCGACGACGCCATCCTGAACCTGCGCACCAACCACCTCGACGTCGGCCTGTGGCAGCTGCGCACCGAAGGCGACGCCCAAGTCGTGCTCGACATGGACGCGACCATCGACGCCAACCGCGACAACTGGTTTGTCCGCGAGACCATCGGCATGCTCCGCCGCACGCTGGCCCGCATCGACGTGTCCTCGCGCAGCCTGTACGCGCTGATCGAGCCGGGCTCGTGCTTCGCCGGCACGCTGCTCGAAGTCGCGCTCGCCGCCGACCGCAGCTACATGCTCGACGCCGCGGAAGCCAAGAACGTCATCGGCCTGTCGGCGATGAACTTCGGCACCTTCCCGATGGTGAACGGCCTGTCGCGCATCGACGCCCGCTTCTACCAGGAAGAAGCCCCGGTCGCCGCGGTGAAGGCCAAGCAGGGCAGCCTGCTGTCGCCCGCCGAGGCGATGGAACTGGGCCTCGTCACCGCGATCCCCGATGACCTCGACTGGGCCGAGGAAGTGCGCATCGCGATCGAGGAACGCGCCGCGCTGTCGCCCGACGCGCTCACCGGCCTCGAGGCCAACCTGCGCTTCGGCCCCGTCGAGACGATGAACACCCGCATCTTCGGCCGCCTGTCGGCCTGGCAGAACTGGATCTTCAACCGCCCCAACGCGGTCGGCGAGAACGGCGCGCTCAAGCTCTTCGGCTCGGGCAAGAAGGCCCAGTTCGACTGGAACCGCGTGTAA
- a CDS encoding helix-turn-helix transcriptional regulator — protein MSLEPTTEQQQEELQTAAQAADGNILPTLGKRVREIRDRRGMTRKLVAREAGVSERHLAHLEGGDGNVSIVLLHNIARALNVPLIELLAPETEDTVEKRLIRRFLERLPQHRLEEVVFRLMRDFGHEEAVRRKRVALIGLRGAGKSTLGKRLAQEENMPFIELDREIEKETGIPAREIFSLYGQSGYRRIEKRTLERVLRDNPRAVISVGGGVVSQPESFDMLLAQCMTVWVKAQPEEHMARVMAQGDLRPMAGNDEAMEDLKRILEARLPLYAKADTVLDTSGETVDQSFIKLRQLVLS, from the coding sequence ATGAGCCTCGAACCCACCACCGAACAGCAGCAGGAAGAGCTCCAGACGGCCGCCCAGGCCGCCGACGGCAACATCCTGCCGACGCTCGGCAAGCGCGTCCGCGAGATCCGCGACCGCCGTGGCATGACGAGAAAGCTCGTGGCCCGCGAAGCCGGTGTCTCGGAACGCCACCTCGCCCACCTCGAAGGCGGCGACGGCAACGTGTCCATCGTGCTGCTGCACAACATCGCCCGCGCGCTCAACGTTCCGCTGATCGAGCTGCTCGCGCCGGAAACCGAAGACACCGTCGAGAAGCGCCTGATTCGCCGCTTCCTCGAGCGCCTGCCGCAGCACCGCCTGGAAGAAGTCGTGTTCCGCCTGATGCGCGACTTCGGCCACGAGGAAGCCGTGCGCAGGAAGCGCGTCGCGCTGATCGGCCTGCGCGGCGCCGGCAAGTCGACGCTCGGCAAGCGCCTGGCGCAGGAAGAGAACATGCCCTTCATCGAGCTCGACCGCGAGATCGAGAAGGAAACCGGCATCCCGGCGCGCGAGATCTTCTCGCTGTACGGCCAGTCGGGTTATCGCCGCATCGAGAAGCGCACGCTCGAGCGCGTGCTGCGCGACAACCCGCGCGCCGTGATCTCGGTGGGCGGCGGCGTGGTGTCGCAGCCGGAGAGCTTCGACATGCTGCTCGCGCAATGCATGACCGTGTGGGTCAAGGCGCAGCCGGAAGAACACATGGCCCGCGTGATGGCCCAGGGCGACCTGCGCCCGATGGCGGGCAACGACGAGGCGATGGAGGACCTCAAGCGCATCCTCGAGGCGCGCCTGCCCCTCTACGCCAAGGCGGATACCGTGCTCGACACCTCGGGCGAGACGGTGGATCAGAGTTTCATCAAATTGCGCCAGCTCGTACTGAGCTGA
- a CDS encoding 3,4-dehydroadipyl-CoA semialdehyde dehydrogenase, with amino-acid sequence MKLANYVYGQWVEGAGAGTALTDPVTGETLVLVSSDGIDVAHALEFARTEGGAALKALTYEERAAKLAAIAELLQAKRAEYFDISLRNSGATEGDASFDVDGAIFTVKSYARAGKALGAGRHLKEGGRVALAKTDVFQGQHFLMPLTGVAVFINAFNFPAWGLWEKAAPALLAGVPVFAKPATPTAWLAQRMVADVVEAGILPPGAISIVCGSARDTLDHVSECDVVSFTGSADTAARMRTHPNVVARSVRLNVEADSVNSAILGPDAQPGTPEFDLAVKEIVREMTVKTGQKCTAIRRILAPAGVSRALADAVSGKLAGCKVGNPRSEGVRVGPLVSKAQQAAAFEGLAKLKEECEVVFGGDPDFEPVDADAAVSAFVQPTLLYCDKGLAARHVHDVEVFGPVATIVPYADTRDAIAIARRGHGSLVASVYSGDAAFLGELVPGIADLHGRVMVVDAAVGANHTGHGNVMPTCLHGGPGRAGGGEELGGLRALAMYHRRCVVQGGPTVLEALSRDAVDAALLGA; translated from the coding sequence GTGAAGCTGGCCAATTATGTATACGGGCAGTGGGTCGAAGGGGCGGGCGCAGGCACGGCGCTGACGGACCCCGTCACCGGCGAGACGCTGGTGCTGGTTTCGTCCGACGGTATCGACGTCGCACATGCACTGGAGTTCGCCCGCACGGAAGGCGGGGCGGCACTGAAGGCGCTGACGTACGAGGAGCGTGCGGCGAAACTCGCCGCGATCGCCGAGCTGCTGCAGGCGAAACGTGCAGAATATTTCGACATCTCGCTGCGCAACTCGGGCGCGACCGAAGGCGATGCGTCCTTCGACGTCGATGGCGCCATCTTCACCGTCAAGAGCTACGCCCGCGCCGGCAAGGCGCTGGGCGCCGGGCGTCACCTGAAGGAAGGCGGCCGCGTCGCACTCGCGAAGACGGACGTGTTCCAGGGCCAGCACTTCCTGATGCCGCTCACCGGTGTCGCGGTCTTCATCAACGCGTTCAACTTCCCGGCCTGGGGCCTGTGGGAGAAGGCGGCGCCGGCGCTGCTCGCAGGCGTGCCGGTGTTCGCCAAGCCGGCGACACCGACTGCGTGGCTCGCGCAGCGCATGGTGGCCGACGTCGTCGAGGCGGGCATCCTGCCGCCGGGCGCGATCTCCATCGTGTGCGGCTCGGCGCGCGACACCCTCGACCACGTCAGCGAATGCGATGTCGTGTCCTTCACCGGTTCGGCGGATACGGCGGCGCGCATGCGCACGCATCCGAACGTGGTCGCGCGCTCGGTACGCCTCAACGTCGAGGCCGACAGCGTCAATTCGGCGATCCTCGGGCCGGATGCACAGCCCGGTACGCCGGAGTTCGATCTCGCGGTGAAGGAGATCGTGCGCGAGATGACCGTGAAGACCGGCCAGAAATGTACCGCGATCCGTCGCATCCTCGCGCCCGCCGGGGTTTCGCGCGCGCTCGCCGATGCGGTGTCGGGCAAGCTCGCCGGCTGTAAGGTGGGTAACCCGCGCAGCGAGGGCGTGCGCGTCGGCCCGCTGGTGAGTAAGGCACAGCAGGCCGCGGCCTTCGAGGGTCTGGCGAAGCTGAAGGAGGAATGCGAAGTCGTGTTCGGCGGCGACCCGGATTTCGAGCCGGTGGATGCCGATGCGGCAGTCTCCGCCTTCGTGCAGCCGACGCTGCTCTACTGCGACAAGGGACTGGCCGCGCGCCATGTCCACGACGTCGAAGTCTTCGGCCCGGTCGCGACCATCGTTCCCTACGCCGACACGCGCGACGCCATCGCGATCGCGCGCCGCGGCCACGGCTCGCTCGTCGCCTCGGTGTATTCGGGCGACGCCGCTTTCCTCGGCGAACTCGTGCCGGGAATTGCCGACCTGCACGGCCGCGTGATGGTCGTCGATGCCGCGGTGGGCGCGAACCACACCGGCCACGGCAACGTGATGCCGACCTGCCTGCACGGCGGCCCCGGACGCGCGGGCGGTGGCGAGGAGCTGGGCGGCCTGCGCGCGCTGGCGATGTACCATCGTCGCTGCGTCGTGCAGGGCGGCCCGACCGTGCTCGAAGCCCTGTCGCGTGACGCAGTCGACGCTGCGTTGCTCGGTGCATGA
- a CDS encoding DUF4863 family protein produces MTPDQFQALIAKVTGEIAGRPVDAQLADFLNERFPANGADFQAIFAACKDAVAAGWMCEREHGGIKFGRVIKPTDALHGFSVDVVEMADVVGPQHAHPNGEIDMIMPLEGDAKFDGHGAGWFVYGPGSVHKPTVMGGRAYVLYLLPQGAIEFTRP; encoded by the coding sequence ATGACGCCAGACCAGTTCCAGGCGCTGATCGCGAAGGTGACCGGAGAGATCGCCGGCCGCCCGGTAGACGCCCAGCTCGCCGACTTCCTCAATGAACGCTTCCCCGCGAACGGAGCGGACTTTCAGGCCATTTTCGCCGCGTGCAAGGACGCCGTCGCGGCCGGCTGGATGTGCGAGCGCGAGCACGGCGGCATCAAGTTCGGCCGCGTCATCAAGCCGACCGATGCGCTCCACGGTTTCAGCGTCGACGTCGTCGAGATGGCCGACGTCGTCGGCCCGCAGCATGCTCACCCCAACGGCGAGATCGACATGATCATGCCGCTCGAAGGCGACGCGAAGTTCGACGGCCATGGCGCCGGCTGGTTCGTGTACGGCCCGGGCAGCGTGCACAAGCCCACCGTGATGGGCGGCCGCGCTTACGTGCTGTATCTGTTGCCGCAGGGCGCGATCGAGTTCACCCGCCCGTAA
- a CDS encoding benzoate-CoA ligase family protein, protein MTTLSAADHSTSPPTITLPRRYNAADDLIGRNLDAGRGAKVAYIDDNGRYTYDELATRVNRFANALGALGIVREQRILVCVHDTIDFPTVFLGAIKAGVVPIAVNTLLTQSDYEYMLSDSRARIAVVSAPLYDTFAPLLGKVESLERIIVAGAEHAESGSDSVAALMAKASDKFEAAATTCDDPCFWLYSSGSTGAPKGTVHIQSSLIHTAELYAKPILGIKESDVVYSAAKLFFAYGLGNGLTFPLAVGATAILMAERPTPAAAFKRLREHQPTIFYGVPTLYASMLADADCPTRDELAIRMCTSAGEALPEEIGLRWTERFGVEILDGIGSTEMLHIFLSNRPGDVHYGTTGKPVPGYQVRLIDDDGNVVEGPDEPGELQISGPTSAVMYWNNREKTRATFQGPWTRSGDKYSRNAEGYYVYAGRNDDMLKVSGIYVSPIEVESCLIQHPAILEAAVVGHEDEERLIKPKAFIVLKPGFQRSEQLATEIKAHVKAHLAPYKYPRWMEFVDELPKTATGKIQRFKLRAMAGK, encoded by the coding sequence ATGACCACGCTCAGCGCTGCGGACCACAGCACCAGTCCGCCGACCATCACCCTGCCGCGCCGGTACAACGCCGCGGACGACCTCATCGGCCGCAACCTCGACGCCGGCCGTGGCGCCAAGGTCGCCTACATCGACGACAACGGCCGCTACACCTACGACGAGCTTGCGACGCGCGTTAACCGCTTCGCCAACGCCCTCGGCGCGCTGGGCATCGTGCGCGAACAGCGCATCCTGGTGTGCGTGCATGACACGATCGACTTCCCGACCGTGTTCCTCGGCGCGATCAAGGCCGGCGTCGTGCCGATCGCGGTGAACACGCTGCTCACGCAGTCCGACTACGAATACATGCTCTCCGACAGCCGCGCGCGCATCGCCGTGGTGTCGGCGCCCTTGTACGACACCTTCGCGCCGCTGCTGGGCAAGGTCGAATCGCTCGAGCGCATCATCGTCGCCGGCGCGGAGCACGCAGAATCGGGGTCGGATTCCGTCGCCGCCCTGATGGCGAAGGCCTCCGACAAGTTCGAGGCGGCGGCGACGACCTGCGACGATCCCTGTTTCTGGCTGTATTCCTCCGGATCGACCGGCGCGCCCAAGGGCACCGTGCACATCCAGTCCAGCCTGATCCACACCGCCGAGCTGTACGCCAAGCCCATCCTCGGTATCAAGGAGAGCGACGTCGTGTACTCCGCGGCCAAGCTCTTCTTCGCCTACGGCCTGGGCAACGGCCTGACCTTCCCGCTCGCGGTCGGCGCGACCGCGATCCTGATGGCCGAGCGTCCCACCCCGGCCGCAGCGTTCAAGCGCCTGCGCGAGCACCAGCCGACCATCTTCTACGGCGTGCCCACGCTCTACGCGTCGATGCTCGCGGATGCCGACTGTCCGACGCGCGACGAACTGGCGATCCGCATGTGCACGTCCGCCGGCGAGGCGCTGCCGGAAGAGATCGGCCTGCGCTGGACCGAGCGCTTCGGTGTCGAGATCCTCGATGGCATCGGCTCGACCGAGATGCTGCACATCTTCCTCTCCAACCGCCCCGGCGACGTGCATTACGGCACCACCGGCAAGCCGGTGCCGGGCTACCAGGTGCGCCTGATCGACGACGACGGCAATGTCGTCGAAGGCCCCGACGAGCCGGGCGAGCTGCAGATCTCCGGGCCGACGAGCGCGGTGATGTACTGGAACAACCGCGAGAAGACGCGCGCGACCTTCCAGGGGCCGTGGACCCGCAGCGGCGACAAGTACTCGCGCAACGCCGAAGGCTATTACGTCTATGCCGGGCGCAACGACGACATGCTCAAGGTGTCGGGCATCTACGTGTCGCCGATCGAGGTCGAATCCTGCCTGATCCAGCACCCGGCGATCCTCGAGGCGGCCGTGGTCGGCCACGAGGACGAGGAGCGCCTGATCAAGCCCAAGGCCTTCATCGTGCTGAAGCCCGGCTTCCAGCGTTCGGAGCAGCTCGCGACCGAGATCAAGGCGCACGTGAAGGCGCACCTCGCACCCTACAAGTACCCGCGCTGGATGGAATTCGTCGATGAGCTGCCGAAGACGGCGACGGGCAAGATCCAGCGCTTCAAGCTGCGCGCAATGGCCGGAAAGTAA
- a CDS encoding ABC transporter substrate-binding protein: MMQLTLGVIAGALVPLGAAQAAEKIKVGLMLPYTGTYASLGTAITNGFKQYVQEQGGKLGGYEVEYSVVDDESDPSKATENASKLVKRDNVDVLVGTVHSGVALAMAKVARDTKTLLIIPNAGADELTGPLCAPNVFRSSFSAWQPAYAMGKIVAERGHKNVVTVTWKYSFGEQSVAGFKEAFEKAGGKVAKELYLPFPNVEFQPFLTEIASLKPDAVFVFFAGGGAVKFVKDYDAAGLKRTIPLYGSGFLTDGTIDAMGGSGEGLLTTLHYADNLTNPKDQAFRKGYAVAYKMQPDVYAVQGYDAAQMLKTGLDALKGAKFDKDAVIKAMETAKIDSPRGAFTLSKAHNPVQDIYLRKVEGRDNKLVGVAEKALADPARGCRM; encoded by the coding sequence ATGATGCAACTGACGCTCGGCGTGATTGCCGGCGCGCTCGTACCGCTGGGTGCCGCGCAGGCCGCCGAGAAGATCAAGGTCGGCCTAATGCTGCCCTACACCGGCACCTATGCTTCGCTGGGCACCGCGATCACCAACGGCTTCAAGCAGTACGTGCAGGAGCAGGGCGGCAAGCTCGGCGGTTACGAGGTCGAGTACTCGGTCGTCGATGACGAATCCGATCCCTCCAAGGCGACCGAGAACGCGTCCAAGCTCGTCAAGCGCGACAACGTCGACGTGCTGGTCGGCACCGTGCACTCGGGCGTCGCGCTGGCGATGGCGAAAGTCGCGCGCGACACCAAGACGCTGCTGATCATTCCCAACGCGGGCGCCGACGAACTGACCGGTCCGCTGTGCGCGCCCAACGTGTTCCGCTCCTCCTTCTCCGCCTGGCAGCCCGCCTACGCAATGGGCAAGATCGTCGCCGAGCGCGGCCACAAGAACGTCGTCACGGTGACGTGGAAGTACTCCTTCGGCGAGCAGTCGGTCGCGGGCTTCAAGGAAGCCTTCGAGAAGGCCGGCGGCAAGGTCGCGAAGGAACTCTATCTCCCCTTCCCGAACGTCGAGTTCCAGCCCTTCCTGACCGAGATCGCCTCGCTGAAGCCGGACGCCGTGTTCGTGTTCTTCGCCGGCGGCGGCGCGGTCAAGTTCGTCAAGGACTACGACGCGGCGGGCCTGAAGCGCACGATCCCGCTGTACGGCTCGGGCTTCCTCACCGACGGCACGATCGACGCGATGGGCGGTTCGGGCGAAGGCCTGCTGACGACGCTGCACTACGCCGACAACCTGACCAACCCGAAGGACCAGGCCTTCCGCAAGGGCTACGCGGTCGCCTACAAGATGCAGCCCGACGTGTATGCGGTGCAGGGCTACGACGCCGCGCAGATGCTGAAGACCGGCCTCGACGCGCTGAAGGGCGCGAAGTTCGACAAGGACGCGGTCATCAAGGCGATGGAAACCGCGAAGATCGACAGCCCGCGTGGCGCCTTCACGCTGTCGAAGGCGCACAACCCGGTGCAGGACATCTATCTGCGCAAGGTCGAGGGACGCGACAACAAGCTCGTCGGCGTGGCCGAGAAGGCGCTGGCGGATCCGGCGCGCGGCTGCCGCATGTAA